A part of Aegilops tauschii subsp. strangulata cultivar AL8/78 chromosome 2, Aet v6.0, whole genome shotgun sequence genomic DNA contains:
- the LOC109771469 gene encoding laccase-14: MFWLAYALVFLGCLGLPPADAAVVEHTFSVGNLTIDRVGQRQVITAVNGQFPGPMLEARDGDAVVVHVVNYSPYNITIHWHGVLQRLSGWADGPSMVSQCPIRPGGATYTYRFNVTGQEGTLWWHAHVSFLRATVYGALLIRPGPDEPHYPFPTPYGEATLLLGEWWNASVVDVERQAMLTGGPPNNSVALTINGMPSGYELAVRHGEIYLLRLVNAALSYQLFFKVAGHAFTVVAADACYTDPYDTDVIVLAPGQTVDALMHANASPGRYYMAAQVYQSVANATYTTTTTGLLRYEHDAAAAAGMSMIMMPSMPAFKDSATAQDFYGRLTGLLRDGKPTVPLHVDTRMLVTYGLGIAPCMPTQTLCNRTRGSVAASMNNVSFQLPKAMSLLEARMRGNADGVYTRDFPDRPPVMFDFTNGSMSSNRSVMLTSKGTRVRRLRFNTTVEVVLQNTAILGSENHPLHLHGFNFYVLAQGAGNFNARTAVRSYNLVNPQQRNTVAVPAGGWAVIRFTADNPGVWVMHCHLDAHLPFGLAMAFEVDDGPTPDTVLPPPPPDYPQC, encoded by the exons ATGTTTTGGCTTGCATATGCTCTCGTTTTTCTCGGATGCCTTGGCCTGCCTCCGGCTGATGCTGCCGTTGTCGAGCACACATTCTCT GTGGGCAACCTGACGATCGATCGGGTGGGGCAGCGTCAGGTAATCACGGCGGTGAACGGGCAGTTCCCTGGGCCCATGCTGGAGGCTCGCGACGGCGACGCCGTCGTGGTGCACGTCGTCAACTACTCCCCCTACAACATCACCATCCACTGGCATGGCGTCCTCCAGCGCCTCTCCGGCTGGGCCGACGGCCCCAGCATGGTGTCGCAGTGCCCCATCCGCCCCGGCGGCGCCACCTACACCTACCGCTTCAACGTCACCGGCCAGGAAGGCACGCTCTGGTGGCACGCCCACGTCTCCTTCCTCCGCGCCACAGTCTACGGCGCGCTCCTCATCCGTCCTGGCCCCGACGAACCGCACTACCCCTTTCCCACGCCGTACGGCGAGGCCACTCTCCTCCTCGGCGAGTGGTGGAACGCCAGCGTCGTTGACGTCGAGAGGCAAGCCATGCTCACCGGCGGCCCGCCCAACAACTCCGTCGCGCTCACCATCAACGGCATGCCCAGCGGCTACGAGCTGGCCGTACGGCACGGCGAGATCTACTTGCTCCGCCTCGTCAACGCTGCGCTCAGTTACCAGCTCTTCTTCAAGGTCGcgggccacgctttcacggtcgTCGCCGCCGACGCCTGCTACACCGACCCTTACGACACGgacgtcatcgtcctcgctccgGGCCAGACGGTGGACGCTCTGATGCACGCCAACGCCTCCCCGGGCCGCTACTACATGGCCGCCCAGGTCTACCAGAGCGTGGCCAACGCCAcctacaccaccaccaccacgggGCTCCTCCGGTACGAGCATGATGCGGCGGCAGCAGCTGGTATGAGTATGATCATGATGCCGAGCATGCCGGCGTTCAAAGACAGCGCGACGGCCCAAGATTTCTACGGCAGACTGACCGGCCTGCTGCGAGACGGCAAACCGACGGTTCCCCTGCACGTGGACACGCGGATGCTGGTGACCTACGGGCTGGGCATCGCGCCGTGCATGCCAACGCAGACGCTGTGCAACCGGACGCGCGGCTCCGTGGCGGCCAGCATGAACAACGTGTCGTTCCAGCTCCCCAAGGCCATGTCGCTGCTGGAGGCGCGCATGAGGGGGAACGCCGACGGGGTGTACACCCGCGACTTCCCCGACAGGCCGCCGGTGATGTTCGACTTCACCAACGGCTCCATGAGCAGCAACAGGAGCGTGATGCTGACGTCCAAGGGCACCAGAGTGAGGAGGCTGCGGTTCAACACCACGGTGGAGGTGGTGCTGCAGAACACGGCCATCCTGGGGTCCGAGAACCACCCGCTGCACCTGCACGGCTTCAACTTCTACGTGCTCGCGCAGGGCGCCGGCAACTTCAACGCACGCACCGCCGTGCGCTCCTACAACCTCGTCAACCCACAGCAGCGCAACACCGTCGCCGTGCCGGCCGGTGGGTGGGCGGTCATCCGCTTCACGGCCGACAACCCAGGTGTGTGGGTCATGCACTGCCACTTGGACGCTCATTTGCCTTTCGGGCTAGCCATGGCGTTCGAGGTGGATGACGGCCCAACCCCGGACACCGttcttcctccgccgccgccggactaCCCCCAGTGTTAG